One genomic window of Mucilaginibacter sp. SJ includes the following:
- a CDS encoding DUF1569 domain-containing protein, translated as MALPNIFTAQVADDVISRINKLTPQTSPGWGKMNVAQMLAHCCVTYEMVYEDKHPKPGLFMKLILKMLVKNKVVSEIPYKHNNPTAPAFLITGERDFITEKARLIAYIQKTQQLGEKAFDGRESHSFGSLTITEWSNMFYKHIDHHLTQFGC; from the coding sequence ATGGCCTTACCCAATATTTTCACTGCACAGGTAGCTGATGATGTAATCAGCCGGATCAACAAGCTCACGCCTCAAACCTCACCGGGGTGGGGTAAAATGAACGTAGCACAAATGTTGGCACACTGCTGTGTAACGTACGAAATGGTGTATGAAGATAAGCACCCCAAACCCGGCTTGTTCATGAAACTGATCCTGAAAATGCTGGTTAAAAACAAGGTGGTGAGCGAAATTCCATATAAACACAACAACCCTACAGCGCCTGCATTTCTTATTACCGGCGAAAGGGATTTCATTACCGAAAAAGCCCGGTTGATAGCCTATATTCAAAAAACACAGCAGCTGGGCGAAAAAGCTTTTGACGGCCGCGAGTCGCATTCGTTTGGCTCCTTAACCATTACCGAATGGAGCAATATGTTTTATAAACATATTGACCATCACCTCACCCAGTTTGGCTGTTAA
- a CDS encoding carboxymuconolactone decarboxylase family protein, producing the protein MEQRISMWEKGQNALKPLFGINTYLKKSPLELSLRELVNFRVSQINKCAYCLDMHYKDARAKGETEQRLYGLSAWEESPYYTDRERAAFAWAEAVTACHVTDEVYNIAKAQFSDEELIDLTLSVTTINTWNRINLSFPNTPGTYQVGQFA; encoded by the coding sequence ATGGAACAGAGAATCAGCATGTGGGAAAAAGGCCAAAATGCCTTAAAACCATTATTCGGTATCAATACTTATCTTAAAAAGTCGCCCCTTGAGTTATCCCTTCGTGAGTTGGTAAATTTCAGGGTATCGCAGATCAATAAATGCGCTTATTGTCTTGACATGCACTATAAGGATGCACGTGCCAAAGGTGAAACCGAACAACGTTTATATGGCCTGAGCGCCTGGGAAGAATCACCTTATTATACCGATCGTGAAAGGGCCGCCTTCGCCTGGGCCGAAGCCGTTACCGCCTGCCATGTAACCGACGAAGTGTACAACATAGCCAAGGCGCAGTTCAGTGATGAAGAACTGATAGACCTTACGCTGTCCGTTACCACCATTAACACCTGGAACCGCATCAACCTATCGTTCCCAAATACGCCCGGCACATACCAGGTTGGCCAGTTTGCATAA
- a CDS encoding YciI family protein — protein MNEFLLVIHRDLKSKDASPSPGQMQAAIKPFQDWIGGIAAQNKLVGAPKRWDGDGRTIKQNTVINGPYAEIKESIGGLFIIRAEDYDEAVEIAKGCPILQWGATVEVRMAVPAV, from the coding sequence ATGAATGAATTTTTGTTAGTAATCCACAGGGATCTGAAAAGTAAAGATGCCAGTCCCTCGCCCGGACAAATGCAGGCAGCTATAAAACCTTTCCAGGATTGGATAGGCGGCATCGCGGCCCAAAACAAACTGGTTGGTGCTCCCAAACGCTGGGATGGCGATGGCCGGACAATTAAGCAAAATACCGTGATCAATGGTCCTTATGCCGAAATTAAGGAATCGATAGGAGGGTTGTTTATAATCAGGGCCGAAGATTACGATGAGGCCGTTGAAATTGCCAAAGGCTGCCCGATATTGCAATGGGGGGCCACCGTTGAAGTACGAATGGCTGTGCCTGCCGTATAA